From one Amycolatopsis sp. FDAARGOS 1241 genomic stretch:
- a CDS encoding helix-turn-helix domain-containing protein yields the protein MDRLALAEFLRRRREELHPEDVGLPAGPRRRARGLRREEVASLAAMSTDYYTRLEQQRGPQPSEQMLAALARALRLTDGERDYLFQISGRNAPSPAAAATHVSPALLRVLDRLDDTPALILSSLGEILVQNHLALALYGDRSHLTGLARSETYRWFTDPAERLVYPEEDRDRQSRAQVAGLRAAYGSMGPHSRAGELVRALKKESAEFAELWELHEVARRFEDHKTLVHPQLGEIEVDCQALFTEDQSQALLVLTAAPRSEAAQKIELLGVLGAERFPAAAR from the coding sequence ATGGACCGACTGGCTTTGGCGGAGTTCCTGCGCCGCCGCAGGGAGGAGCTGCACCCCGAGGACGTCGGGCTGCCCGCGGGCCCGCGGCGGCGCGCGCGGGGGCTGCGGCGCGAGGAGGTCGCGTCGCTCGCCGCGATGTCCACGGATTACTACACGCGCCTGGAACAGCAACGCGGTCCGCAGCCGAGCGAGCAGATGCTCGCCGCGCTCGCCCGCGCGCTGCGCCTCACCGATGGCGAGCGCGACTACCTCTTCCAGATCTCCGGCCGCAACGCGCCCTCGCCGGCCGCGGCCGCCACGCACGTGTCGCCCGCGTTGCTGCGCGTGCTCGACCGGCTCGACGACACGCCCGCGCTGATCCTCTCCAGCCTCGGCGAGATCCTCGTGCAGAACCACCTCGCGCTCGCGCTGTACGGCGACCGCTCGCACCTGACAGGGCTGGCCCGCAGCGAGACCTACCGCTGGTTCACCGACCCCGCCGAACGCCTCGTCTACCCCGAGGAGGACCGCGATCGGCAGAGCCGCGCCCAGGTCGCGGGCCTGCGCGCCGCGTACGGCTCGATGGGCCCGCACTCCCGCGCCGGCGAACTCGTGCGCGCGCTGAAGAAGGAGAGCGCGGAGTTCGCGGAGCTGTGGGAGCTGCACGAGGTGGCGCGCCGCTTCGAAGACCACAAGACCCTCGTCCATCCCCAGCTGGGCGAGATCGAGGTCGACTGCCAGGCGCTGTTCACCGAAGACCAATCGCAGGCGCTACTGGTGCTCACCGCGGCGCCCCGCAGCGAGGCGGCGCAGAAGATCGAACTCCTCGGGGTTCTCGGCGCCGAGCGGTTTCCCGCCGCGGCGCGTTAG
- a CDS encoding amidohydrolase, with the protein MDDLLLRRVRVGLDGALADVRVNDGRVAAIEEPGAGSGFAARVLDGHGGTLLPGLVDAHVHVVQWAAFRRRIPLGDARSAAEAVELLLQRLLSAPGGDLVVGAGFRDGLWPDEPHKEMLQRALPGRAVALFSADLHTLWLSPAALKLIGRDHPTGVLLENDCMTATAALPSAPPDVADRWVADALSAAASRGVTGIVDYEYADTVADWTRRVASVSPATRVSCVISRPLLELAIDRGHRTGDVLPAGDGLLTVGPFKLFVDGSLNTRTAYCHDPYPESDSLGLLELPPGELVSLMRRASEHGLVPAVHAIGDKANTIALDAFSELGCAGRIEHAQLLALDDVARFAALGLVASVQPAHQPDDRDVADRHWYGRTDRAYPYRALLDSGARLEIGSDAPVAPLDPWDGIAAAVGRTDDDRPAWHPEQSIPLAAALAAASGGRHGIAIGDVADLMITAADPSRLSPAELRDMPISATILAGKPTHLA; encoded by the coding sequence ATGGACGATCTCCTCCTCCGCCGGGTGCGGGTCGGGCTCGACGGCGCGCTGGCCGACGTGCGTGTGAACGACGGTCGCGTGGCCGCCATCGAGGAACCGGGCGCCGGGTCGGGCTTCGCCGCGCGCGTGCTCGACGGCCACGGCGGCACGCTGCTGCCGGGTCTGGTCGACGCCCACGTGCACGTGGTCCAGTGGGCCGCGTTCCGCCGCCGCATCCCGCTCGGCGACGCGCGTTCGGCCGCCGAGGCGGTGGAGCTGCTGCTGCAGCGGTTGTTGTCCGCTCCCGGTGGTGACCTTGTGGTGGGCGCCGGTTTTCGCGACGGGTTGTGGCCGGACGAGCCGCACAAGGAGATGCTGCAGCGCGCGTTGCCAGGGCGGGCGGTCGCGTTGTTCAGCGCGGACCTGCACACGCTGTGGCTGAGCCCGGCCGCGCTGAAGCTGATCGGCCGCGACCACCCGACAGGGGTGCTGCTGGAGAACGACTGCATGACCGCGACGGCCGCGCTGCCGTCCGCGCCGCCGGACGTGGCGGACCGGTGGGTCGCGGACGCGTTGTCGGCGGCGGCTTCCCGTGGGGTGACGGGCATCGTGGACTACGAATACGCCGACACCGTGGCGGACTGGACCCGTCGCGTGGCCTCGGTTTCCCCGGCCACGCGCGTTTCGTGCGTGATCTCCCGGCCGTTGCTGGAGCTCGCGATCGACCGCGGCCACCGCACCGGCGACGTCCTCCCGGCCGGCGACGGCTTGCTGACCGTGGGGCCGTTCAAGTTGTTCGTGGACGGTTCCCTCAACACCCGCACCGCCTACTGCCACGACCCCTACCCGGAGTCGGATTCCCTGGGGCTGTTGGAGTTGCCGCCGGGCGAGCTGGTATCACTCATGCGCCGTGCGTCGGAGCACGGTCTGGTGCCGGCCGTGCACGCCATCGGCGACAAGGCCAACACCATCGCCCTCGACGCGTTCTCCGAGCTGGGCTGCGCGGGCCGCATCGAGCACGCGCAGTTGCTCGCGCTCGACGACGTCGCGCGCTTCGCCGCGTTGGGCTTGGTGGCGAGTGTCCAGCCCGCCCACCAGCCCGACGACCGCGACGTCGCCGACCGCCACTGGTACGGCCGCACGGACCGCGCCTACCCCTACCGCGCGCTGCTGGATTCCGGCGCCCGCCTCGAAATCGGTTCCGACGCGCCCGTCGCGCCGCTGGACCCGTGGGACGGCATCGCCGCCGCCGTCGGACGTACGGACGACGACCGGCCCGCCTGGCACCCCGAACAGTCGATCCCGTTGGCGGCCGCGTTGGCCGCCGCCTCGGGCGGCCGCCACGGCATCGCGATCGGCGACGTCGCGGACCTGATGATCACGGCGGCCGACCCGTCACGGTTGTCTCCGGCGGAACTCCGGGACATGCCCATCAGCGCGACGATCCTCGCGGGGAAGCCGACGCACCTGGCGTGA
- a CDS encoding SDR family oxidoreductase, whose protein sequence is MDITGNTIFIPGSTSGIGLALALALKARGNTVIIGGRRTELLRSLAAAHPGLGTVRIDTTDPASIDAAAKEVLADYPELNVLVTMSGIMRVENWRDPSFLPTAEATMTTNVLGPIRLIAAFVEHLQTRPAATIMTVSSGLAFTPLRVTPSYNASKAAIHMLSESLRLQLADTTVGVVELEPPSVQTDLMPGQADNDHAQPLDEYITEVMHLLETQPDAREIQVERVKFLRYGEARGDYDQVVAALNAEDPHGH, encoded by the coding sequence ATGGACATCACCGGAAACACCATCTTCATCCCCGGCTCCACCAGCGGCATCGGCCTGGCCCTCGCGCTCGCGCTGAAGGCGCGCGGCAACACCGTGATCATCGGCGGCCGGCGCACCGAGCTGCTGCGCTCCCTCGCCGCGGCGCACCCGGGGCTGGGCACCGTGCGGATCGACACCACCGACCCGGCGAGCATCGATGCCGCGGCCAAGGAGGTGCTCGCCGACTACCCCGAGCTCAACGTGCTGGTCACCATGTCCGGCATCATGCGGGTCGAGAACTGGCGGGACCCGTCGTTCCTGCCCACCGCCGAGGCGACCATGACGACCAACGTGCTCGGTCCGATCCGCCTCATCGCCGCCTTCGTCGAGCACCTGCAGACCCGTCCCGCCGCGACGATCATGACGGTTTCCTCGGGCCTCGCGTTCACGCCGCTGCGGGTCACGCCCAGCTACAACGCGTCGAAAGCCGCCATCCACATGCTCAGCGAATCCCTGCGGCTGCAGCTCGCGGACACGACCGTGGGCGTGGTGGAGCTCGAACCGCCGTCGGTGCAGACGGACCTCATGCCGGGCCAGGCCGACAACGACCACGCCCAGCCGCTGGACGAGTACATCACCGAAGTCATGCACCTGCTGGAAACCCAGCCGGACGCCCGCGAGATCCAAGTGGAACGCGTGAAGTTCCTGCGCTACGGCGAAGCCCGCGGCGACTACGACCAGGTCGTGGCCGCGCTCAACGCGGAAGATCCGCACGGGCACTGA
- a CDS encoding TetR/AcrR family transcriptional regulator, protein MDASARERLIEGTRELLWDRGYLGTSPTAILRRSGVGQGSMYHHFQGKPDLVLAAEQRSAEIMKEQSEAVLKGPGTALERIAGYLLLDREVLRGCAVGRLAGDPEIIEREELRQPVRDALDQVRVLLAGVIEQAQRDGELAAELRPSDLAATLSAVLQGGYVLARAEQSCEPFDRAVQGALGLLRAHSTDPESIPAG, encoded by the coding sequence ATGGATGCGAGTGCACGAGAGCGGCTGATCGAAGGTACTCGAGAGCTGTTGTGGGACCGCGGTTATCTGGGCACCAGCCCGACCGCGATCCTGCGCCGCTCCGGGGTCGGCCAGGGCAGCATGTACCACCACTTCCAGGGCAAGCCGGATCTGGTGCTGGCCGCCGAGCAGCGCAGCGCCGAGATCATGAAGGAGCAGTCCGAGGCGGTGCTGAAGGGACCGGGAACCGCTCTCGAGCGGATCGCGGGATACCTCCTGCTCGATCGGGAGGTGCTGCGCGGCTGTGCCGTGGGGCGGCTGGCGGGAGACCCCGAGATCATCGAGCGGGAAGAGCTCCGGCAGCCGGTCCGCGACGCGCTGGACCAGGTCCGCGTGCTGCTGGCCGGGGTGATCGAGCAAGCGCAGCGTGACGGCGAGCTGGCTGCGGAGCTGCGCCCGTCCGATTTGGCCGCGACCCTGTCGGCCGTCCTGCAGGGCGGGTACGTGCTGGCGCGGGCCGAGCAGTCGTGCGAGCCGTTCGATCGAGCGGTCCAGGGAGCGCTGGGCCTCCTGCGGGCGCACAGCACCGATCCGGAGTCGATCCCGGCGGGCTGA
- a CDS encoding ROK family transcriptional regulator — MTQAVRHDSMRARNLELVLGEVARQGPLTRAALAELTGLTKSTVSKLVGDLLDAGFLAETGPARAGERGRPGVEVALSGGRVASLGLEVNVDYLAVCLLDLTSTVRFAERRERDNRASEPAEVLGELQQLAQLALGEAAREKLTVAGAVLAVSGPVGDGVVFSAPNLGWRDVRAADLLRLPVPVALDNEANLGALGELWFGDGPENFLFVSGEVGIGAGLVVGSALFRGARGLAGELGHVVVSQAGPPCRCGATGCLETYAGQEALLEAAGVPTVAALLTALDNADPTATKATSAAGQALGLALASAINLLDLDHVVLGGVFAPLCPWLAPAAEAVLAARLGRLRGSVPVLAPSTVGGDAATLGAAGRTIHHVIADPGPFLSRAEAT, encoded by the coding sequence ATGACGCAGGCGGTGCGGCACGATTCGATGCGCGCGCGCAACCTCGAGCTGGTGCTCGGCGAGGTCGCCCGGCAGGGCCCGCTGACCCGCGCCGCGCTCGCTGAGCTCACCGGCCTCACCAAGTCCACGGTGTCCAAACTCGTCGGCGACCTCCTCGACGCCGGTTTCCTCGCCGAGACGGGTCCCGCGCGCGCCGGGGAACGCGGCCGCCCCGGCGTCGAGGTGGCCCTGTCCGGCGGCCGCGTGGCGTCGCTGGGCCTGGAGGTGAACGTCGACTACCTGGCCGTCTGCCTGCTCGACCTCACCAGCACCGTCCGCTTCGCCGAACGCCGCGAACGCGACAACCGCGCCTCCGAACCGGCGGAAGTGCTGGGGGAGCTTCAACAACTCGCCCAGCTCGCGCTCGGGGAAGCCGCGCGGGAGAAACTCACCGTCGCCGGCGCCGTCCTCGCCGTCTCGGGCCCGGTCGGCGACGGCGTGGTCTTCAGCGCCCCCAACCTCGGCTGGCGAGACGTCCGCGCCGCCGACCTGCTGCGCCTGCCCGTCCCCGTCGCCTTGGACAACGAGGCCAACCTCGGCGCCCTCGGCGAACTCTGGTTCGGCGACGGCCCCGAGAACTTCCTCTTCGTCTCCGGCGAAGTCGGCATCGGCGCCGGGCTCGTCGTCGGCTCCGCGCTGTTCCGCGGCGCCCGCGGGCTGGCCGGCGAACTCGGGCACGTCGTCGTCTCCCAGGCGGGCCCGCCGTGCCGCTGCGGCGCAACCGGCTGCCTCGAAACCTACGCCGGTCAGGAAGCGTTGCTCGAAGCCGCCGGCGTGCCGACCGTCGCCGCCCTGCTCACCGCACTCGACAACGCCGACCCCACGGCGACGAAAGCCACCTCTGCCGCCGGTCAGGCACTCGGCCTCGCGCTCGCCTCCGCGATCAACCTGCTCGACCTCGACCACGTCGTGCTCGGCGGCGTCTTCGCCCCGCTCTGCCCGTGGCTCGCGCCCGCCGCCGAAGCCGTGCTCGCCGCACGCCTGGGCCGGCTGCGTGGTTCCGTTCCGGTGCTGGCACCGTCCACTGTGGGCGGTGACGCGGCCACGCTCGGTGCGGCAGGCCGCACGATCCACCACGTCATCGCCGACCCCGGCCCGTTCCTGAGCCGCGCCGAAGCCACCTGA
- a CDS encoding acetoacetate decarboxylase family protein → MSVSYRTDLDKARRLVPEPLEVLDPIVTLTFPDHGDLRPGQVRRTGPDDLRELPG, encoded by the coding sequence TTGTCGGTCAGCTACCGGACGGACCTCGACAAGGCGCGCCGGCTCGTTCCGGAGCCGCTCGAAGTGCTCGACCCGATCGTGACGCTGACGTTCCCTGACCATGGAGATCTCCGGCCTGGGCAAGTACGCCGAACTGGCCCAGACGATCTCCGCGAGCTACCAGGGTGA
- a CDS encoding acetoacetate decarboxylase — MEISGLGKYAELAQTISASYQGEPVGFRPIMFCDTVPAILQGGEIWGLPKKYGRIGLDVNNATLTGTLHFDDVLVARATMGYRYEEGGVEEARKALATPGAALKIVPDIDGSPRILELVRLQYSGITVKSAWSGPTALDLYPHALAPLADLPVHEIVGSSHTVYGMELLPGAVLHDYLAG; from the coding sequence ATGGAGATCTCCGGCCTGGGCAAGTACGCCGAACTGGCCCAGACGATCTCCGCGAGCTACCAGGGTGAACCGGTCGGCTTCCGCCCGATCATGTTCTGCGACACCGTTCCGGCGATCCTGCAGGGAGGCGAAATCTGGGGGCTGCCGAAGAAGTACGGTCGGATCGGCCTCGACGTGAACAACGCGACCCTGACCGGCACGCTGCACTTCGACGACGTGCTCGTGGCCCGCGCGACCATGGGCTACCGCTACGAGGAAGGCGGTGTCGAGGAAGCCCGCAAGGCACTGGCCACACCGGGCGCCGCGCTGAAGATCGTTCCCGACATCGACGGATCACCGCGCATCCTTGAACTCGTCCGCCTGCAGTACTCGGGCATCACCGTCAAGAGTGCTTGGTCCGGGCCGACTGCTCTCGATCTGTACCCGCACGCGCTCGCGCCGCTGGCCGACCTGCCGGTACACGAGATCGTCGGCTCGAGCCACACGGTCTACGGCATGGAACTCCTGCCCGGCGCCGTGCTCCACGACTACCTCGCGGGCTGA
- a CDS encoding aquaporin → MTSRGGACPPYIVAQFVGAALATLLQWALLGKQGDGGLTLPGSGISTVTAMVWELVLTTGLVSVILGSASGAQQVGPLAAITVGSYIVLAGLWGAPVSGASMNPAGATRTRAGPRRLEAWWDYLAGPLAGAALAVGIAYILHGSGGGRSGTRGTGRARRPAVTKRAGFPGQEPGPQRENR, encoded by the coding sequence GTGACTTCCCGTGGAGGCGCGTGCCCGCCCTACATCGTCGCCCAGTTCGTCGGCGCGGCGCTCGCCACTCTGTTGCAGTGGGCGCTGCTCGGCAAGCAGGGCGACGGGGGACTCACCCTGCCCGGCTCCGGCATTTCGACGGTCACGGCGATGGTCTGGGAACTCGTGCTCACCACGGGACTCGTGAGCGTCATCCTCGGCAGCGCCTCGGGCGCCCAGCAGGTCGGCCCGCTCGCCGCGATCACCGTCGGCAGTTACATCGTCCTCGCCGGGTTGTGGGGTGCGCCGGTCAGCGGAGCGTCGATGAACCCCGCGGGTGCCACTCGGACCCGCGCTGGTCCTCGCCGATTGGAGGCGTGGTGGGACTACCTCGCCGGCCCTCTCGCCGGCGCCGCGCTGGCCGTGGGGATCGCGTACATCCTGCACGGCTCGGGCGGCGGGCGCAGCGGGACGCGCGGCACAGGGCGCGCTCGGCGGCCGGCAGTGACGAAGCGGGCCGGGTTCCCCGGACAGGAACCCGGCCCGCAGAGGGAAAACCGCTAG
- the xylA gene encoding xylose isomerase, with protein MNDFAPTPADKFSFGLWTVGWPAADPFGVATRPPLDPVESVHRLAELGAYGVTFHDDDLLATEPDRDAAIKKFKAALEATGLKVPMATTNLFTHPVFKDGALTSNDRDVRRYALTKVRRNLDLAVELGARTYVLWGGREGAESDAAKDVRAALDRYKEGLDLLADYAVAQGYDIRFALEPKPNEPRGDILLPTIGHALGFISRLERAELFGLNPEVGHEQMAGLNFVHGISQALWQGKLFHIDLNGQHGPKYDQDLIFGHGDLKSAFFLVDLLETGGYEGPRHFDYKPMRTEDPADVWVSAAANMRMYLILKAKAAAFRADPEVAAALEASRVPELSVPTVAPGETLDDLAAEEFDVEAAGKRGYHFTRLNQLALEHLLGTR; from the coding sequence ATGAACGACTTCGCGCCCACTCCGGCCGACAAGTTCTCGTTCGGCCTGTGGACCGTGGGCTGGCCGGCCGCCGACCCGTTCGGGGTGGCGACGCGGCCGCCGCTCGACCCGGTGGAAAGCGTCCACCGCCTGGCGGAGCTGGGGGCGTACGGCGTGACGTTCCACGACGACGACCTCCTCGCCACGGAGCCCGACCGCGACGCGGCGATCAAGAAGTTCAAGGCGGCGCTCGAGGCCACCGGTCTGAAGGTGCCGATGGCGACCACGAACCTGTTCACGCACCCCGTGTTCAAGGACGGCGCGCTCACCAGCAACGACCGCGACGTCCGCCGCTACGCGCTCACGAAGGTGCGGCGCAACCTCGACCTGGCCGTGGAGCTGGGCGCCCGGACCTACGTGCTGTGGGGCGGCCGCGAAGGCGCCGAGTCCGACGCGGCGAAGGACGTGCGCGCGGCGCTGGACCGGTACAAGGAGGGCCTGGACCTCCTGGCCGACTACGCCGTGGCCCAGGGTTACGACATCCGCTTCGCGCTGGAGCCCAAGCCCAACGAGCCCCGCGGCGACATCCTGCTGCCGACGATCGGCCACGCGCTCGGCTTCATCTCGCGGCTCGAGCGGGCGGAACTGTTCGGACTGAACCCCGAGGTCGGCCACGAGCAGATGGCCGGCCTGAACTTCGTGCACGGGATTTCCCAGGCGCTGTGGCAGGGCAAGCTCTTCCACATCGACCTCAACGGCCAGCACGGGCCCAAGTACGACCAGGACCTGATCTTCGGGCACGGAGACCTCAAGAGCGCTTTCTTCCTCGTCGACCTGCTCGAAACCGGCGGCTACGAGGGCCCGCGGCACTTCGACTACAAGCCGATGCGCACCGAGGACCCCGCCGACGTCTGGGTTTCCGCGGCGGCCAACATGCGGATGTACCTGATCCTCAAGGCGAAGGCGGCGGCGTTCCGCGCGGACCCGGAGGTGGCCGCGGCGCTGGAGGCTTCGCGGGTGCCGGAGCTGTCCGTGCCGACCGTGGCGCCCGGGGAGACGCTCGACGATCTGGCCGCGGAGGAGTTCGACGTGGAGGCGGCCGGGAAGCGGGGGTACCACTTCACGCGGCTGAACCAGCTGGCGTTGGAGCACCTGCTCGGGACCCGGTGA
- a CDS encoding S8 family serine peptidase, with protein sequence MTQQRSRWRRRAGITFLATALGVAPVGVPAALAAQPSSSPAPSEKTLDGHDRALVAEAQRSGKRAVTLLVAAERGRANSAVNDLKALGGVVESTDAKLDYVKVSVPVANAEKAAKLTSVKAVDVDGLIHRDDPKPEGAADPIPQQAPGKNTPRVNPYLPTGDTYAAQFGQTFGGWDGKGTTVAVLDSGVDLDTPALATTSHGERKIVDWYNANATNSGDGTWVPLSAQTYAGAFTANSRTWTAPATGGPYTFGQFKETAGDLGGAGSETGGDLNRDGDRADSWGVLLDTATKQVRVDLNGNGDFTDEKPMSDYAKNFDVGYFGTDDPATDRAERMAFVVQTDKPGFVNIGLAGAEHGSHVAGIAAGNDLFGGKMDGAAPGAKLMAVKVCLTTDSCTASGLVDGVVYAASHGADVINISIGGLPALNDGNNARAELYNRTIAEYNVQIFISAGNSGAGANSVGDPSVATDAISVGSYITRETWLSNYGSKVTAAVALHPFSSRGPREDGGFKPDIIAPGAAISTVPRWEAPGPVAGTYSLPAGYAMLQGTSMASPEATGAAALLVSAYKATHHGRRPPVAALRSAIKSTARFVPGIGAYEQGAGLFNVPAAWVALSLNPKPDTLTTSVDVHTVQANLLKPKPGAGVGIHDREGVTVGQAYTRTYTITRTTGSSHPVVYFARWVGNDGTFSSGSLLSLPLNKPVSFQVKVNPKQAGVHSALLDLDNPLTIGVDLQTMNTVFAPAEFAASGTFEASGTVARNQSVSYFLRVPQGASSLQVDLTGGGDPGKGQVRFLRYDPTGVPVDSNTSTNCYNPDAGAGCTGGTPTSRTLSNPLPGVWEITVEARRTSDVDVAPFKLTASALGTAISPNPDDLASAPLGTGVARTYTVKNTLKAFTGHVVGGPFGSAAITRPSIKQDESAQTQIVVPAGSSSLTVTIGNPADAGADLDLTVYNCTSGSCVQAGQSADGDSEESVTLQNPAAGNWLAVVDGYSVPAGTTAYDYLDAFVNPAFGAVAVTDPVAAHASGSTWTVPGVVTASQAPGAGRVLRGLLSVVDDAGKTVGSGTVLVRAVS encoded by the coding sequence ATGACACAGCAGAGATCACGCTGGAGACGGCGGGCCGGGATCACCTTCCTCGCCACTGCCCTCGGCGTCGCCCCTGTCGGGGTGCCTGCTGCGCTCGCCGCGCAGCCCTCCTCAAGCCCCGCCCCGAGCGAGAAGACGCTCGACGGCCACGACCGCGCGCTCGTCGCGGAAGCCCAGCGCTCCGGCAAGCGCGCCGTGACGCTGCTCGTCGCCGCCGAACGCGGCCGCGCGAACTCCGCCGTGAACGACCTCAAGGCCCTCGGCGGCGTGGTCGAATCCACGGACGCGAAGCTGGACTACGTCAAGGTCTCCGTCCCCGTCGCGAACGCTGAGAAGGCCGCGAAGCTCACCTCGGTGAAGGCGGTCGACGTCGACGGCCTCATCCACCGCGACGACCCGAAGCCCGAAGGTGCGGCCGACCCGATCCCGCAGCAAGCTCCGGGCAAGAACACCCCGCGCGTGAACCCGTACCTGCCCACCGGCGACACGTACGCCGCGCAGTTCGGCCAGACCTTCGGCGGCTGGGACGGCAAGGGCACCACCGTCGCCGTCCTCGACTCCGGGGTGGACCTCGACACCCCCGCGCTGGCCACGACCAGCCACGGCGAACGCAAGATCGTCGACTGGTACAACGCCAACGCCACCAACTCCGGCGACGGCACGTGGGTGCCGTTGTCGGCGCAGACGTACGCCGGCGCGTTCACCGCGAACAGCCGCACCTGGACCGCGCCCGCGACCGGCGGCCCGTACACGTTCGGCCAGTTCAAGGAAACCGCGGGCGACCTCGGCGGCGCCGGCAGCGAAACCGGCGGCGACCTCAACCGCGACGGCGACCGCGCCGACTCGTGGGGCGTGCTGCTCGACACCGCCACCAAGCAGGTGCGCGTGGACCTCAACGGCAACGGCGACTTCACCGACGAGAAGCCGATGTCCGACTACGCCAAGAACTTCGACGTCGGCTACTTCGGCACCGACGACCCGGCCACCGACCGTGCCGAGCGGATGGCGTTCGTGGTCCAGACCGACAAGCCGGGCTTCGTGAACATCGGCCTCGCCGGCGCCGAGCACGGTTCGCACGTCGCGGGCATCGCCGCGGGCAACGACCTGTTCGGCGGCAAGATGGACGGCGCCGCGCCCGGCGCGAAGCTCATGGCGGTGAAGGTCTGCCTGACCACCGACTCGTGCACCGCGAGCGGCCTGGTCGACGGCGTGGTCTACGCCGCGAGCCACGGCGCCGACGTCATCAACATCTCCATCGGCGGCCTGCCGGCACTCAACGACGGCAACAATGCGCGCGCGGAGCTCTACAACCGCACCATCGCCGAGTACAACGTGCAGATCTTCATCTCCGCGGGCAACTCCGGCGCGGGCGCGAACTCGGTCGGCGACCCGTCGGTGGCCACGGACGCGATCAGCGTCGGCTCGTACATCACCCGCGAGACGTGGCTGTCGAACTACGGCTCCAAGGTGACCGCGGCCGTGGCGCTGCACCCGTTCTCCTCGCGCGGTCCGCGGGAGGACGGCGGGTTCAAGCCGGACATCATCGCGCCGGGCGCGGCGATCTCCACCGTGCCGCGGTGGGAAGCGCCGGGTCCGGTCGCGGGCACGTACTCGCTGCCCGCGGGCTACGCGATGCTGCAGGGCACGTCGATGGCTTCGCCCGAAGCGACGGGCGCCGCAGCGCTGCTGGTGAGCGCCTACAAGGCGACCCACCACGGCCGGCGCCCGCCGGTGGCCGCGCTGCGCTCGGCGATCAAGTCCACGGCGCGGTTCGTGCCGGGGATCGGCGCGTACGAGCAGGGCGCGGGGCTGTTCAACGTGCCTGCCGCGTGGGTCGCGCTGTCGCTCAACCCCAAGCCCGACACGCTGACCACCTCGGTCGACGTGCACACGGTGCAGGCGAACCTGCTGAAGCCGAAGCCCGGTGCCGGTGTGGGCATCCACGACCGCGAAGGCGTGACCGTCGGACAGGCCTACACCCGCACGTACACGATCACACGCACCACGGGTTCGTCGCACCCGGTCGTGTACTTCGCGCGGTGGGTGGGCAACGACGGGACGTTCTCGTCGGGCTCGCTGCTGTCACTGCCGCTGAACAAGCCGGTTTCCTTCCAGGTCAAGGTGAACCCGAAGCAGGCCGGCGTGCACTCCGCCCTGCTGGACCTGGACAACCCGCTGACGATCGGCGTCGACCTGCAGACCATGAACACGGTCTTCGCGCCGGCGGAGTTCGCGGCGTCGGGCACGTTCGAAGCGTCGGGCACGGTGGCGCGCAACCAGTCCGTGAGCTACTTCCTGCGCGTGCCGCAGGGCGCGAGCTCGCTGCAGGTGGACCTGACCGGCGGCGGTGACCCCGGCAAGGGCCAGGTGCGGTTCCTGCGCTACGACCCGACCGGCGTGCCCGTCGACAGCAACACCTCCACCAACTGCTACAACCCCGACGCGGGCGCCGGCTGCACCGGCGGCACGCCGACGAGCCGCACGCTCAGCAACCCGCTGCCGGGCGTCTGGGAGATCACGGTGGAGGCGCGGCGGACGTCCGATGTGGACGTCGCTCCGTTCAAGCTGACGGCTTCGGCGCTGGGCACGGCGATCTCGCCGAACCCCGACGACCTCGCGTCGGCTCCGCTGGGCACCGGCGTGGCGCGCACGTACACGGTCAAGAACACGCTGAAGGCGTTCACCGGGCACGTGGTCGGCGGCCCGTTCGGCAGCGCGGCCATCACCCGGCCGTCGATCAAGCAGGACGAATCGGCCCAGACGCAGATCGTCGTGCCGGCCGGTTCGTCGTCGTTGACGGTGACGATCGGCAACCCGGCCGACGCCGGCGCCGACCTGGACCTCACCGTCTACAACTGCACGAGCGGTTCGTGCGTGCAGGCGGGCCAGAGCGCCGATGGTGACTCCGAAGAGTCGGTGACGCTGCAGAACCCCGCGGCCGGCAACTGGCTCGCGGTCGTGGACGGGTACTCCGTGCCCGCCGGGACCACCGCGTACGACTACCTGGACGCGTTCGTGAACCCGGCTTTCGGCGCGGTCGCGGTGACGGACCCGGTGGCCGCGCACGCGTCCGGTTCGACGTGGACGGTGCCGGGGGTCGTCACGGCTTCGCAGGCTCCGGGCGCGGGCCGCGTGCTGCGCGGCCTGCTGTCCGTGGTGGACGACGCGGGCAAGACCGTCGGCAGCGGCACGGTGCTGGTGCGGGCGGTGAGCTAG